A segment of the Pelodiscus sinensis isolate JC-2024 chromosome 28, ASM4963464v1, whole genome shotgun sequence genome:
GGTTAGCTTCTGCCAACTCAGAAGCCCAAGAACCACTTGGGAGCAAAGCTCTCTGTGTTAACGCTTTCACAGTCCTTCCGCCAAGGGCTGAGCGTGCTCACTCCactgcccagctgtgccccccgaAGCCAAGAGACACCGAACCGGGAAGATGTTCCCAAGGGCCAAAGCCAGAGCACGGGAGCTGCAGGCATCCCACAGACGCTAACCACAGGTCCAGGCACCAGATTCCTCCCTTTCCAGAGCAGCACTCCCTCACCTCCCgctgctctggcctggccagGCCAGGTGGGAGACAGGGCTCACTGCGCTGAGGGCGGGGCTCCGGGCATGGCACTAGATGGCACAATAGCTGGGTAGGGAAATCCGACTGAatcccagcctctgccctgctttGGGGAGGGCACGTCTGCCACGAGCGGCAgcaaggagccagccagggccaaACCTGCCCGGCCATCGCTGGCAGGGGCAGACCCCAGTCAAAGAAGGGGGCAGCAGTCGGTCCCGGCTCTGACCCACCCGGCTGGTGCATGGAGAGAGGCCAGCCCTGGGCGTCCCCCAGGGAACATGGGAAGTTGGCTGCCCAGCAGTGTGGAAGGAGTTAACTCCTGTGTACCCAGCCACCTGAGCACTGCATGGGCCGCTCCTGGGTATctcctggtaagggtgatgcttcctGGGTAACCGGTTAACAGTTCCCAGCCCAGCAAGGAGAGAGCCCCCTGGTGCCCCCGCAGGACAGCACCCCCttgcatggagctggagcagagaggccccggggcactggggcggTTACCTCGCTTGAACTCCTCCAGGACGGCGTCCAGCTTGGTGTCATTGAAGACAAAGTGCAGGGGATGGTTGTAGAACTTGATGATGGTGCTGAGGGGCACGCGGTCGTCAGGGTCCACCAGCGCCAGGTCCTTGACGTAGAGCATGTCCACCAGGTTGGTGCGCTCCCCCTCGTAGACGGGGATGCGGGTGTAGCCGCTCTGCATGACGACGGACATGCTGTGGAAGTCCAGCACGGCGCCGGCGCTCAGCATGAAGCACTTGTCCAGCGGCGTCAGCACGTCCTCCACCGTTTTGTTGCGCAGGGCGCCCTTGCTGAACTCCTCGCGCACGAACTCGCTGTACGGGTCGCTGCTGCGCACCATGTCCAGCACCTTCTCCCGCAGCAGGCAGGTGCTGGCGTCGTGCCGCAGGGCCAGCTCCAGCAGCTTGCTGAGCGGCAGCGAGATGGGGAAGGTGAGCACCATGCAGAGCTGGGTCAGCCAGAGCCCGCGGGACGCCAGCCAGAGCCCCCACCGTGCGCTGAGGGCAAAGGGCAGCACCTCGGCCAGCAGGAAGACCAAGGCGGCCGCGGCCAGGATGGCGGGCGCCAGGGCCCGCAGGGCCCAGCCGATGAGCACGGCCAGCGCGGCGTTGGCCAGGGtgctcagcagcagcagggcgcAGAGGGCCAGGGCGCCCCGGTGGCGCACCCGCTGCAGCGCGGCCCCGGCCCGGCGCTCCGCCTGCGAGCCGCACTCCCGCAGCACGGCCAGCTCGGCGGGCTCCAGCCACAGGGTGCTGAGCTGCAGGGCCCGCAGCCCCCCGGCcagcgccagcagcagggccagcagcagggccagcagccagggcgCCGGCCCCTCGTCGCCCACCAGCACCGCGTCGCCGGGCGCGGCGGGGGCCCACGGGCGGCCCGGCCCCGCGCGGCTGCACAGCTGGTAGGTGCCGGGCGGGCCGGCGGGCGACACGGCCACGCGCACCAGCAGCGCCGCGGGCGCGCCGGGCGCGCGCTCGTCGGGCTGCACGTGCAGGGCGCGCGCCGGGCAGGGCTCGCCGGCGCGCGCGAAGGCCAGCCAGGGCCCGCTGCGGTTGCGCAGCCCGGTGCCGTAGAGCCGCAGGCGGAAGCGGGCCCCGGGGCGCGCGCGGACCAGCCCCCCCGCCGCCcaggccccctcctccagccgGAAGCCCAgcacgtggggagggggcggcgcggggggggcggaggagggggggggcccgTCGCGCCCCGCGGCGCAGCCCAGGCACAGCGCGGCCACGGCCCAGCGCAGCCCCCAGCCGCGCGCCATGCCAGTCAgctgacgcccccccccccgcgcgcgcaCAGCCTCGCCTGCCGCGCGGGGCCGGCCAATCGGGGAGCGGGGCCGGTGGGCTCCGGCCAATGGGCGGAGGGGGCGGGCCCAGGCGAGGGAAGCGCAGGTTGGGCTGCGCCGGGACATAAAcaagcagggggcggggcgagcgggctggatttaaagggccagtgaaCGCAGCCAGCaccgagcccccccacccccatggacaGCACAtagagccccccccacacccctggaCAGCGCCCAgcgagcccccccacacccctggaCAGCGCCCAgcgagcccccccacacccctggaCAGCGCCCAGCGAACCCCCCCATGAACAGCGCCCAGcaagccccccccacacacccccatgGGCAGCACttagagcccccccccacacccctggaCAGCGCCCagcgagcccccccccacacacccatggGCAGCACTTagagccccccccacacctctgggCAGCGCCCAGCGAACCCCCCCCATGAACAGCGCCCAGcaagccccccacacacacacccatgggcAGCACTtagagccccccccacacccctggaCAGCGCCCagcgagcccccccccacacccatggGCAGCACTTAGAGGGCCCCCCACACCCATGGGCAGCGCCCagcgagcccccccccacccccatgggcagCACTTAGagccccccccaacacccctggACAGCGCCCagcgagcccccccccacacccatggGCAGCACTTAGAGGGCCCCCCACACCCATGGGCAGCGCCCAGcgagcccctcccacccccatgggcaGCAGGTGCCACAAGGATGCTAAGGATTGTGGTTTTCTGTAGAATTTCCAGCAGTTACAtttacaccgggggggggggtgtgtgtgtcacactCGTTAGGTTTTAAGTTGGCTCCCGGTGAGCATCAGCTCCGGCctggccccgtgctgctgccactgacagggaggcagcaggggtggggtgtgGAGTTGTTAGGATTAACCAGTAACCCCAGGCTTATTGTTTAAACACAGATATGTTAACATCCCTGCTACCAAGCCCCCCACAAATGGGGCAGCCCCCCCGGGCCTCCCCCTGGCAGTAGGTACAGAGTCCCCCCACACCTGTGGGGCAGTGGGTACTGAGCCCCCACGTACAGGGCAGCGCACAGCAAGGCTCCCCCCAAAGCCATGGGACAGCAGGTCAGAGGGTACAGAGCCTCCCCCCAAGGGCTGCACCGTGCATCTAACTAGCCCCTTCAAAAAGGGACAAGCCTGAAAAAACCTGGACAGGTGGCACCTGCCTGTATCCAGGGGCCTTATTGGAAAATCCTGGGCACCTGCCCTCTTCtataggccccgcccccagcactgtGGGCAGGGCCATTGGACCCATGTTCCAAATAAATATAGGGACCAATTAATGACAAGCAGGTTCAGGGCAGCTGGGTAGAGGTTCAAAGCGAGGGATCCAGAAGGGGGAACCCCAGCCACGCCCACTGATCCTCGAAGTCATCTGGGCAGCCAGTGGACACTGCCCTGGGGAACTCCGCCCGGATACATGAAATTAGGGAGGAGTGGAAACAGGACCCACCGTCCCTGAGCACCTCCTTGcgcagcatcctcctcctgctgctgctgctggtggccttGGCAAGGAGGCCCTGTGGCTTTGTGGGGCCACACGTAGAGGGCGCAGAAGTAATGAGGGGCAGGGAAAGATGCAGCCAGAGCCTCAGCAGGAGGAGACAGATTAGGGGCTGCAACCTGATGCACCAGAGGTAGGCGGGCGCCAGCTTCTACCTCACGCCTCTAAGGGGACCggcctcagggatggggctgaacCGTGCCCGGTCCACGCCCGTGCTCGTGGCTCTGTGAAGAAGCTGCCCACTGACATCCCTGGCCAACCGTGGAATCAGGGAGGACTAGAGACTGGCCCATTGGGGGTCCTCACCCTCCACAGGGGGTAGCAATCCCGCCActtggggctgggccaggacgtGAGGGTCAGGAAATGGAGCGTGTGCACACTTGGTCCGTGGGTGCAGGTCTCACAGCCGGCTGGGATTGCAAAGGGGAGGAagccaggtgtgtgtggggggggggagaggactcGCGGAACAGGGGCCCAAGAAAAAGGCTGGAGAGCTTGCAGTGAGGGGGAGCAGGACGTCCCCTCCCATGGGGCCCGCTGTAGAAAAACGAGAGAGGGACATGCACCTTCTGAGGCATGTGTGGGGGCTCTGAAGGGCGGAGAGCCCCATGCAGCAACTGAGCACTTGGGATCTACCCAGTCCCTCGGTCACGTCCAGGAGCCCTGGTGGTTCCTGCCAGGACCAGTCTCTGCCACACCGAGGGGGACTCTGCTGCCTGTGCCTGCAAAGACaggttgtgtagcaggggctccctGAGAAGAGCGTCGAGGGCCGGAGGAGGCCCTGGCAGAACACTGGAGCTCAGTGAGCTCTCGCAGACCTCTCA
Coding sequences within it:
- the CNNM3 gene encoding metal transporter CNNM3 translates to MARGWGLRWAVAALCLGCAAGRDGPPPSSAPPAPPPPHVLGFRLEEGAWAAGGLVRARPGARFRLRLYGTGLRNRSGPWLAFARAGEPCPARALHVQPDERAPGAPAALLVRVAVSPAGPPGTYQLCSRAGPGRPWAPAAPGDAVLVGDEGPAPWLLALLLALLLALAGGLRALQLSTLWLEPAELAVLRECGSQAERRAGAALQRVRHRGALALCALLLLSTLANAALAVLIGWALRALAPAILAAAALVFLLAEVLPFALSARWGLWLASRGLWLTQLCMVLTFPISLPLSKLLELALRHDASTCLLREKVLDMVRSSDPYSEFVREEFSKGALRNKTVEDVLTPLDKCFMLSAGAVLDFHSMSVVMQSGYTRIPVYEGERTNLVDMLYVKDLALVDPDDRVPLSTIIKFYNHPLHFVFNDTKLDAVLEEFKRGKSHLAIVQKVNNEGEGDPFYEAIGLVTLEDVIEEIIKSEILDESDDYKENRVRKKPAPVGTLLEHRKEDFSLFKEADNEHKVKISPQLLLATQRFLSREVDLFSPARVSEKVLLHLLKHPSVNQEVKFNESDRLAPEHFLYQRNQPVNYFVLVLQGRVEVEIGKEGLRFENGAFTYYGVAALTAPSSVHQSPVSTLRPSRRDQPQDCSESPAYSTYCPDYTVRALTDLQLIKVTRLQYLNALMASRAQLAPQAPDSLELKMVPTSQTKLLGARPTASGSSSSQALGEEACTSI